The Alnus glutinosa chromosome 7, dhAlnGlut1.1, whole genome shotgun sequence genome includes a region encoding these proteins:
- the LOC133872613 gene encoding uncharacterized protein LOC133872613 isoform X3, which translates to MAGMATFNLYSASSVFSHPSPSSTISSLSLSSKPSVLPMWGLRGKPRFQKIYALSSNDIKVGSNIEVDGAPWRVLEFLHVKPGK; encoded by the exons ATGGCGGGAATGGCTACCTTCAATCTCTATTCGGCCTCTTCCGTCTTCAGCCATCCATCACCATCATCAACGATTTCCTCACTCTCGCTCTCATCCAAGCCTTCCGTTCTCCCAATGTGGGGTCTTCGTGGAAAACCCAGATTTCAGA AGATTTATGCACTGTCTAGCAACGACATCAAAGTGGGTTCCAACATTGAAGTAGACGGCGCTCCTTGGAGAGTTCTGG AGTTTCTTCATGTAAAACCTGGAAAATGA
- the LOC133872613 gene encoding uncharacterized protein LOC133872613 isoform X2: MAGMATFNLYSASSVFSHPSPSSTISSLSLSSKPSVLPMWGLRGKPRFQKIYALSSNDIKVGSNIEVDGAPWRVLALLPVGLLQSFFM; the protein is encoded by the exons ATGGCGGGAATGGCTACCTTCAATCTCTATTCGGCCTCTTCCGTCTTCAGCCATCCATCACCATCATCAACGATTTCCTCACTCTCGCTCTCATCCAAGCCTTCCGTTCTCCCAATGTGGGGTCTTCGTGGAAAACCCAGATTTCAGA AGATTTATGCACTGTCTAGCAACGACATCAAAGTGGGTTCCAACATTGAAGTAGACGGCGCTCCTTGGAGAGTTCTGG CTTTACTGCCTGTTGGCCTTCTGCAGAGTTTCTTCATGTAA
- the LOC133872613 gene encoding uncharacterized protein LOC133872613 isoform X1 codes for MAGMATFNLYSASSVFSHPSPSSTISSLSLSSKPSVLPMWGLRGKPRFQKIYALSSNDIKVGSNIEVDGAPWRVLGISFCVCSFNENILKRNAHSLFFPNVPQNRI; via the exons ATGGCGGGAATGGCTACCTTCAATCTCTATTCGGCCTCTTCCGTCTTCAGCCATCCATCACCATCATCAACGATTTCCTCACTCTCGCTCTCATCCAAGCCTTCCGTTCTCCCAATGTGGGGTCTTCGTGGAAAACCCAGATTTCAGA AGATTTATGCACTGTCTAGCAACGACATCAAAGTGGGTTCCAACATTGAAGTAGACGGCGCTCCTTGGAGAGTTCTGG GCATCAGCTTTTGTGTGTGCTCTTTCAATGAGAATATCCTTAAGCGAAATGCACATAGTTTATTTTTCCCAAACGTGCCACAGAATCGCATTTG A